The genomic window TGGGTTTTATGTGAGTGGAAGATAGGGACCCAGTGTTTTGAAAAGGAATGGGAGACAGGGTCCAGTTGGGTTtaaagggagggggagatggggtcccgttgggttttttttcttcggtattcactaaagagaaggatattgaattgtgtaagataagggaaacaggtagggaagttatggaaactatgatgattaaagaagaggaagtaatgGCACTtgtaaggaatataaaagtggataagtctctgggtcctgacaggatattccctaggaccttgggGGAAGTTAGTGTTttaatagcaggggctctgacagaaatatttcaaatgttattagaaacggggatggtgccggaggattggcgtattgttcatgtggttccattgtttaaaaagggttctaagagtaaacctaacaattatcggcctgtgagtttgacgtcagtggtgggtaaattgatggaaagtattcttagagatggtatatataattatctggatagacagagtctgattaggaacagtcaacatggatttgtgcgtggaaggtcatgtttgacaaatcttattgaattttttgatgaggttactaggaaaattgactagagtaaagcggtggatgtctatatggacttcagtaaggcttttgacatggttccacatggaaggttagttaggaaggttcaatcatttggtgttaatattgaagtagtaaaatggattcagcagtggctggatgggagacaccagagagtagtggtggataactgtttgtcagattggaggccggtgactagtgggtgtgcctcagggatctgtactgggtccaatgttatttgtcatatacattaatgatctggatgatgggatggtaaattggatgagtaagtatgcagatgatactaagataggtggagttgtggataatgaagtaggttttcaaagcttgcagagagatttaggccagttagaagagtgggctgaaagatggcagatggagtttaatgctgaaaaatgtgaggtgctacattttagtaggactaatcaaaataggacatacatggtaaatggtagggcattgagggatctaggaataatggtgcatagttccctgaaggtggagtctcatgtggatagggtggtgaagaaagcttttggtatgctggcctttattaatcagagcattgagtataggagttgggatgtaatgttaaaattatacaaggcattggtgaggacaaatttggagtattgtgtacagttttggtcaccgaattataggaaagatgtcaacaaaatagagagggtacagagaagatttactagaacgttacctgggtttcatcacctaagttacagagaaaggttgaacaagttggatctTTATTACTTGGAACGTAgagggttgaggggggacttgataggtatttaaaattatgagggggatagatagagttgacgtggatgggctttttccattgagagtgggggagattcaaacaagaggacatgagtagagagttaaagggcaaaagtttaggggtaacatgagggggaacttctttactcagagagtggtagctgtgtggaacgagcttccagcagaagtggttgaggcaggttcgatgttgtcgtttaaagttaaattggatagatatatggacaggaaaggaatggagggttatgggctgagtgcaggtcggtgggactaggtgagagtaagagtttggcacgaactggaagggccgagatggcctgtttccgtgctgtaattgttatatggttatatggagtgGGAGTCGGGGTCCCGTTGGGAttaaagggagagggagacggggtcCCGTTGGGAttaaagggagagggagacggggtcCCGTTGGGTttaagggagagggagatggggtccCGTTGGGTTtaaggggagagggagacggggtcccgttaggtttaaagggagagggagacggggtcCCGTTGGGTTTAAAGGGAGCAGGAGACGGGGTCCCGTTGGGTTTAAAGGGAGCAGGAGACGGGGTCCCGTTGGGAttaaagggagagggagacggggtcCCGTTGGGTttaagggagagggagacggggtcccgttgggtttaaagggagagggagacggggtcCCGTTGGGTttaagggagagggagacggggtcccgttaggtttaaagggagagggagacgggggtcCCGTTGGGTttaagggagagggagacggggtcCCGTTGGGTTTAAAGGGAGCAGGAGACGGGGTCCCGTTGGGAttaaagggagagggagacggggtcCCGTTGGGTTTAAAGGGAGCAGGAGACGGGGTCCcgttgggtttaaagggagagggagacggggtcccgttgggtttaaagggagagggagacggggtcccgttgggtttaaagggagagggagacggggtcccgttgggtttaaagggagagggagacggggtcCCGTTGGGAttaaagggagagggagacggggtcccgttgggtttaaagggagagggagacgggggtcccgttgggtttaaagggagagggagacggggtcCCGTTGGGAttaaagggagagggagacggggtcccgttgggtttaaagggagagggagacggggtcccgttgggtttaaagggagagggagacggggtcccgttgggtttaaagggagagggagacggggtcCCGTTGGATttaaagggagagggagatggggtcccgttgggtttaaagggagagggagacggggtcccgttgggtttaaagggagagggagacggggtcCCGTTGGGATTAAAGGGAGCGGGAGGCAGGGTCTCAGTGGTGTACAGAGAGTACAATTCCTCTTTCTCTGGGCTGCCTGCAGTCCCCCTTCTGTATACAGTTGTCTCCTGAACACCTCCCCCTTTCTGTGCCCACAGAAAATGGACGTGGGGGGGTGTAAGAAGCTCCATGATGTGGCTTTGCGTGCCGACTATCTCATCGCGTCCAAGACCAAGGACTACCTCTTTGAAAAGGAGGTGAGGGGGCACTGGTGTCTGATAGGGTCGAAGGAAATTGTTCGAGGGGAGAGGTTCACAGGAAGGGGGGGATGGATGGGCAGAGGGAGGGGAAGTTGAGGACATGACAGAGCGGGAGAGGAGGTGGGGAATGGACAgagcaggggggtggggggggggcgacaGAATAGGCAGAGGGATGTGGGGGGGATGTTTCATTGAGCTGCCCCCAACTTCCCTATCTCCAACTCTTCCTCCACCCCACAGGCCATGTCAGCGCTGGAGGAGTTTCTTAGCGAATGCGACCGCAAGGCTGAGCAGGACAAAGAGAAATTGGTGCTGGTCCAGAAATCTTTCAGTACTGAGATCATTGCCAAGGTAAACAGAAGTGCCCTCCATCACCTAATCTCAGCTCCCTCCACCTACCTTGCCTCTCCTCAGTCCTTCCTCCTACCCTCCCTACTCTCCCTCCACCTTGCTGCGCCTCACCTCCCCTCCTgcactctccctttctctctctcctctctccacctccctcctttcccccacccctcctttctccctctcctccttgcCAGCCACACTCTGTCCCCTCACCTCCTCAGTCTTCGCCGCCCTCACTATCTCCCTCTTTCCTCCTTAACCCCTCTCTCCCTCGGCTGGCAGGTGGAGAAGGTTCAGATGTTGAATGAGGACATTGGCAAGTTGCTGGCCCGCGCCGAGCTCCTGGGTTCCAGTGGCATCCTCGACCAGTCACAGCGGGTGCTGGAGGAGGTGGAGAGGCTAACGCAACTCaagaaggagtctgaggtgagtgagggCCCCTGTCCACTGTtcccattcccccctcccccatttgagtctgctcctccatggctgatttactattttATGATCCCTCACAACCCtattctccggccttctccctataacctttgactcctgactaatcaagaacacatcaacctcactataaatatactcaataacttgacctcttcagccatctgaggcgatgaattcctcagattcaccactctctggctaaggaaattcatcctcgtctctgttctaagtggatgtccctctattctgaggtcgtGGCCTCAAGTCCTGGGCttcccacaagaggaaacatcacctccacatccactctgtgataggtttcaatgagatctcccttattcttctgaattacagAAACTACAGGCCTAGAGTAATCAAAAACTCCTCATATTCCCACAAtcgtcctcatgaacctcctctggattttctccaatccctgcacatcttttcttggataaagGGCCCTAAACTGTCCACTGTAGAACCtggaccctaaccctaatgtgaGGTGTGCTAGTGtccaacagccctgtgtcagaccccaaaccaatcccactctctccccacagccctgtgtcagaccccaaactaatcccactgtcccactctctccccaaagcctgtcagcccccaaactaatcccactgtcccactctctccccccagagccgtgtcagaccccaaactaatcccactgtcccactctctccccacagcctgtgtcagtccccaaactaatcccactctctccccacagccctgtgtcagtccccaaactaatcccactgtcccactctctccccacagccctgtgtctgtctacaaactaatcccactgtccctctctctccccacagcctgtgTCAGTttctaaactaatcccacagccccactctctccccacagccctgtgtcagaccccaaactagtcccacagccccactctctctcccacagccctgtcagtccccaaacaaatccctcTCTCCGCACAGcctgtgtcagttcccaaactaatcccacagccccactctctccccacagccgtgtcagtccccaaactaatccctctctCTGCACAGcctgtgtcagttcccaaactaatcccatagccccactctctccccacagccctgagtcagactccaaactagtcccacagccccactctctctcccacagccgtgtcagtccccaaactaatcccactgtcccactctctccacacagccctgtgtcagaccccaaactagtcccacagCCCTACTTTCTctctcacagccctgtgtcagtccccaaactaatcccactgtcccactctctccacacagccctgtgtcagaccccaaaataatctcactgtcccactctctccccacagccctgtgtccatctccaaactaatcccactgtcccactctctccccaaagcctgtgtcagtccccaaactaatcccactgtcccactctctccccacagcctgtgtcagtccccaaactaatgccactctcttcccacagccctgtgtcagtccccaaactaatcccactgtcccactctctccccaaagccctgtgtcagaccccaaactaatccctctctctccacagcctgtgtcagttcccaaactaatcccactgtcccactctctccccacagccccgtgtcagaccccaaactaatcccactctctccacagccctgtgtcagtccccaaactaatcccactctctccacagctctgtgtcagaccccaaactaatcccactctctccacagccctgtgtcagaccccaaactaatcccactctctccacagccGTGTCAGaccgcaaactaatcccactctctccacagcctgtgtcagttcccaaactaatcccactgtcccactctctccccacagcctgtgtcagtccccaaactaatcccactgccccactctctccccacagcctgtcagtccccaaactaatcccactgtcccactctctccccacagcctgtgtcagtccccaaactaatcccactctctccccacagccctgtgtcagtccccaaactaatcccactgtcccactctctccccacagccctgtgtttgtctacaaactaatcccactgtccctctctctccccacagccctgtgtcagttcccaaactaatcccactgtcccactctctcccacagccctgtgtccgtctccaaactaatcccactgtccctctctctccccacagcctgtgtcagtttccaaactaatcccacagccccactctctccccacagccctgtgtcagaccccaaactagtcccacagccccactctctctcccacagccctgtgtcagtccccaaactaatcccactgtcccactctctccccaaagcctgtcagcccccaaactaatcccactgtcccactctctcccccacagccgtgtgtcagaccccaaactggtcccacagccccactctcttcccacagccctgtgtcagtttcTGAATCCACAGCCACACCGTGGGAGGTTCCACTGTCCCAGGGCTGGAACCTCTGCCCATTCtcacctctccctcttcctctgcccattctcacctctccctcttcctctgccCGTTCtcacctctccctcttcctctgcctgttctcaccctctccctcttcctctgcccgttctcaccctctccctcttcctctgcccgttctcaccctctccctcttccgCTCTCCGCCCCACTGCAGGAGGAATATCGTAACAACATCCCGACGTGCAGCCTGCAGCAGCAGAAGCTGCGAGTGTGCGATGTGTGCGGTGCCTATCTGGGGCTGCAGGAGAAGGACAAGCGGCTGGCCGATCACTTCCGTGGCCGCCTACACATGGGCTTCATGGAGATCCGAAGCAAACTACAGCAGATCAAGGTCAGCGGTCAGTGCATCTCCTCTCTCCCCGAACCCTCCCCCCCATCCACCTCTACCCACTGCATCCctgcccccacccctctcccctcctctcacaTTCTCCTTTCTGCCCCCCTTTTTCTGCAGAAGACACTCAGCCAGAAGCTGGGAACACCGGAGACAGAGACATCTCGACAGCGGGAGGAGCGCAGGCCGGAACGGCGTTTGTCTGACCGGAGGCTGAAGCACTCCCCCAGACCCAGGTGTGTCCGTCAACTTCCGGGGTTCACGTGGCCAGCTGATTCCCAACATGACTTACCGCTGCTTCTCAGCAGATTGACCGGGCAGAGGAACGGCAAACAGAGTGTAATTCCGAGAAGAGGGGAAACATGGCAGACTGCAGTGAGGTGTTGCAACTGGGGAGGAATCTTACCTATGGTTTGGATGAGGAacggtttgcagatgacatgaaggtcactggagttgtggatggtgtagaaggttgtcgtgtgttacagcgggacattgacaggatgcagagctgggctgaaaagtggcaggtggagttcaaggCGAGAAATTGTGAAGTGATTCCCTTTGGAAgactgaacttgaaggcagagcacagggtaaatggcaggattcttagcagtgtggagggagggggggatcttggggttcacatcCTCAGAACCCTCAGAGTTACTGTGCAAATTGATGAGGCTAATTTTagatgatcttggagtaggttaaaaggttggcacaacattgtgggcctgtaCTACACTGGAGTGTTTTATGTTGACCATTagactgggggcgggggggttgAGTTAGAGCCCTGTGTGGGATCTGGTGATTTTTCTGATTCCCCAACTTCTTTTAAGAGTTCGAGAATGAGTGAAAATTTGCTGCTTTACGATAACttattttaaagtttaaacaaaGATTGAGCCTTTGCAAAACCTGGCACCTTTACACTGGAACCAATAAAAAGTGTCTATTTCTGAGCAACACACTTTAAGAAAAACAAGACACTTTGGAGAGACTACTGAGAAGTGGTTTCAGGTTGAGCATTTGTGGTTATGTGGATAGACGAGAAAAGTCGCTgttgtgcgtggaatgggctgctggcgatggtggtggaggcagaaacgatggggtcttttaagagactcctggatggggacatggagcttaggaaaatagagggctatgggtaagcctaggtagttctaaggtaaggacatgtttggcacagctttgagggccgaagggcctgtattgggaTGTAGGgtttctacatttctatgtttGTACAGTCACGGCTCGTGTGTCACATACTTAGCCAACGAAAAATAAAAAGCTGGTAAACTTCCCGCCAGTAGGTGGAGACAAAACACCACAAATTGTGTTGGTCGATTACCGACAGAAAGGATGTAAAGAAGACTGAAAAAGGACAGAGAAAGTGAAGAAGGACGTTGCTTGGACACGAGGACCTCAGTAgagggagaggttgaataggcTAGGGTTTTATTCCCTTCAGCatcggagaatgaggggagatttgatagaggtatactaaattagGAGGAGTttagatagtgtaaatgcaagcaggctttaccGACTAGGGTTCGATGaggctagaggtcatgggttatgggtgagaggtcaaatgtttaaggggaacctgagggagagCTTCACcccgagggtggtgagagtgtggaatgagcttccagtggaagtggttggTGCAAGTTTGAGTTCAGTATTTacgaagtttggataagtacatggatgggagagatagagaggactatggtccaggtgtgggtcgatgggatgAAGCAGAAAAGCAGTTggaatggacttgatgggccaaagtgcctgtttctgtgctgttgagc from Mobula birostris isolate sMobBir1 chromosome 29, sMobBir1.hap1, whole genome shotgun sequence includes these protein-coding regions:
- the LOC140189950 gene encoding putative RNA-binding protein Luc7-like 1 isoform X2 → MTEFARRISWDAVHTIFSRGRPPSVYSCLLNTSPFLCPQKMDVGGCKKLHDVALRADYLIASKTKDYLFEKEAMSALEEFLSECDRKAEQDKEKLVLVQKSFSTEIIAKVEKVQMLNEDIGKLLARAELLGSSGILDQSQRVLEEVERLTQLKKESEEEYRNNIPTCSLQQQKLRVCDVCGAYLGLQEKDKRLADHFRGRLHMGFMEIRSKLQQIKKTLSQKLGTPETETSRQREERRPERRLSDRRLKHSPRPRH
- the LOC140189950 gene encoding putative RNA-binding protein Luc7-like 1 isoform X1 yields the protein MTEFARRISWDAVHTIFSRGRPPSVYSCLLNTSPFLCPQKMDVGGCKKLHDVALRADYLIASKTKDYLFEKEAMSALEEFLSECDRKAEQDKEKLVLVQKSFSTEIIAKVEKVQMLNEDIGKLLARAELLGSSGILDQSQRVLEEVERLTQLKKESEEEYRNNIPTCSLQQQKLRVCDVCGAYLGLQEKDKRLADHFRGRLHMGFMEIRSKLQQIKKTLSQKLGTPETETSRQREERRPERRLSDRRLKHSPRPRDMKRTSSLSHEGKWPAPSRFREYRDRPFYQRPPGSMPLPPPPQYDRPWSRYLEPQPPFFRGRDPQTLYDPYDMYERNLRQQHLLEERRDRFSREGVHPFGIHPAF